A genomic region of Candidatus Marimicrobium litorale contains the following coding sequences:
- a CDS encoding acyl-CoA dehydrogenase family protein, with translation MTQPDNFGFEEEAALLKDSARKFFADNFTTDKLHTMVAADFEPERMSGCHWDAALWQQLVELGWAAVAVPESAGGLGMPLSAVAGLVEEVGRAAFPCPLLATLNAVYVLAAIGADAETALTEIAEGRTASLATINRDGAWDAALTEVVCDAGTLSGTAWFVQDARKVDRLLVAARNGERIALYWVPIDAPGVTVQPDAIVDLTRDQAHIAFDSVAAEPVCADGLPALQQAMPAVWTLLAADITGAAEWQLQTTVDYANARQQFDHSLGFFQAVKHPLVDVMIHIDQSKSLVYNAACAFDFEPDEAARFAHMAKASASDLAAFASGRAVQFHGGIGFTWECFLHLYFKRQTHSQMLWGDGPWHRARMADIVLGKVA, from the coding sequence ATGACACAGCCCGATAATTTTGGTTTTGAAGAGGAAGCGGCTCTCCTGAAAGATTCTGCGCGAAAATTTTTTGCGGACAACTTCACCACAGACAAGCTGCATACGATGGTAGCGGCCGATTTCGAACCGGAGCGCATGAGTGGTTGCCACTGGGACGCAGCCTTGTGGCAACAACTGGTGGAGCTGGGCTGGGCCGCTGTAGCGGTGCCGGAATCCGCGGGTGGCCTGGGTATGCCGTTGTCTGCCGTAGCCGGGCTGGTTGAAGAGGTGGGTCGCGCTGCATTTCCTTGCCCGCTTCTGGCGACACTCAACGCGGTCTACGTATTAGCGGCGATCGGCGCTGATGCAGAGACGGCGCTGACTGAAATCGCGGAGGGGCGCACCGCCAGCTTGGCCACGATCAATCGTGATGGCGCGTGGGATGCGGCTCTAACCGAAGTAGTCTGCGACGCTGGTACGCTGAGTGGTACGGCGTGGTTTGTACAGGACGCCCGCAAGGTTGATCGTCTGCTGGTTGCAGCGCGGAACGGAGAGCGAATCGCTCTGTACTGGGTGCCGATTGATGCGCCTGGGGTTACCGTGCAACCTGACGCTATCGTAGATTTGACTCGTGATCAGGCGCACATTGCTTTTGACAGCGTGGCAGCAGAGCCTGTCTGTGCCGACGGCCTGCCGGCATTGCAGCAGGCTATGCCAGCAGTGTGGACATTATTGGCGGCAGACATCACCGGTGCCGCCGAATGGCAGTTGCAGACAACGGTAGATTACGCCAACGCGCGGCAACAGTTTGACCACTCCCTGGGCTTTTTTCAGGCGGTTAAGCACCCCTTGGTCGACGTGATGATACATATCGATCAGTCGAAGTCGCTGGTTTATAACGCCGCGTGCGCTTTTGATTTTGAGCCGGATGAGGCCGCGCGATTTGCGCATATGGCGAAAGCATCGGCGAGTGATCTGGCGGCTTTTGCGTCCGGGCGCGCGGTGCAATTTCACGGGGGTATCGGCTTTACCTGGGAGTGCTTTTTGCACCTGTATTTCAAGCGCCAGACACACAGTCAGATGTTATGGGGGGATGGCCCCTGGCATCGGGCAAGGATGGCGGACATAGTCCTCGGTAAGGTGGCATGA
- a CDS encoding acyl-CoA dehydrogenase family protein: MTESAHQDTPEQVEFREHCRTWLAANKPGEPGVRLPLSPLEIMTQEQLDYLQAWQKAAYDAGMIGCDYPVTVGGGSRSDCQRIANEEMKGARTPFLPNVIGLGMAAPTVFYHAQDELKERLLPRLFSGEDIWCQGFSEPGAGSDLASVQTFAERKGDKWLINGHKVWTSLAHFAEWMILLLRTDRSHKYDGLSYFVVPIRSALGNGVTVRPLIKMTGETGFNEVIFEDLEVDDSYRLDELGKGWQVAMTTLLHERGAGDLKTPSAGGMKSKTTHSTTTSSLIDLARNTMRNGRPALEDPLLRDQIMQLIIREAGLGINQRRARVAGLQDHPSRLLLQNKLLASEIAQDIGALALEIAGASASLYLGDSNAPAGGQWPLSYMNSYGMTIAAGTSEVQRNILGERVLGLAKSK; this comes from the coding sequence ATGACAGAGAGTGCCCACCAGGATACACCGGAACAGGTCGAGTTTCGCGAACATTGCCGCACTTGGCTGGCCGCCAATAAACCCGGGGAGCCCGGTGTGCGACTGCCCCTTTCGCCGCTGGAAATCATGACGCAGGAACAACTCGATTACCTGCAGGCGTGGCAGAAAGCGGCGTACGATGCGGGCATGATTGGCTGTGATTACCCTGTGACAGTGGGAGGTGGTAGTCGTTCCGATTGTCAGCGTATCGCCAACGAAGAAATGAAGGGAGCGCGCACGCCTTTCCTGCCGAACGTTATCGGCCTGGGCATGGCTGCGCCGACCGTTTTTTACCATGCCCAGGACGAGTTGAAAGAGCGACTTCTGCCACGTTTATTTTCCGGTGAAGATATCTGGTGCCAGGGTTTCAGTGAGCCCGGAGCGGGCTCCGACCTCGCCAGTGTTCAGACCTTTGCAGAACGCAAGGGCGACAAGTGGTTAATCAATGGGCATAAAGTCTGGACCTCGCTGGCGCACTTCGCGGAGTGGATGATCCTGTTACTGCGCACCGATCGCTCACACAAGTACGACGGACTGTCCTATTTCGTAGTGCCAATCCGTTCTGCACTGGGCAACGGTGTTACGGTGCGTCCGCTGATCAAGATGACCGGTGAAACCGGCTTCAACGAAGTGATTTTTGAAGACCTGGAGGTCGACGACAGCTACCGTCTGGACGAACTAGGCAAGGGCTGGCAGGTTGCTATGACGACCCTGCTGCACGAGCGCGGAGCAGGCGACCTGAAGACGCCGTCTGCGGGAGGTATGAAGAGCAAGACAACCCACTCTACAACGACAAGCAGCCTTATCGATCTGGCGCGCAACACGATGCGCAATGGCAGGCCTGCGTTGGAGGATCCTCTGCTGCGGGACCAGATTATGCAGCTGATTATCCGCGAGGCGGGATTGGGGATTAATCAGCGTCGAGCCCGGGTGGCGGGCCTGCAGGATCACCCCTCGCGCTTGCTGTTGCAAAACAAACTGCTCGCCAGTGAAATCGCGCAGGATATCGGCGCCTTGGCGCTAGAGATTGCCGGCGCCAGCGCATCGCTGTACCTGGGCGATAGCAACGCTCCCGCGGGCGGACAGTGGCCGCTTTCTTACATGAATTCATACGGCATGACCATTGCTGCAGGTACCAGTGAAGTGCAGCGCAACATACTGGGTGAGCGAGTGCTCGGCCTGGCTAAATCGAAGTAG
- a CDS encoding translation initiation factor Sui1, with amino-acid sequence MSKQKKSNSRLVYSTEAGRLCPQCQRPVAGCVCGNSRPAATGDGIVRLQRESKGRGGKVVTLIKGLPLAGAELQALASELKKKCGTGGALKGDTVEIQGDRRDLLKQELENRGYTVRLSGG; translated from the coding sequence ATGAGCAAACAAAAAAAATCGAATAGTCGCCTGGTCTATTCAACAGAGGCCGGTCGCCTCTGCCCACAATGTCAACGACCTGTCGCTGGATGCGTCTGCGGTAATAGTCGACCCGCCGCAACGGGCGATGGCATTGTGCGCCTGCAGCGCGAAAGCAAAGGACGGGGAGGCAAGGTTGTCACCCTGATCAAGGGCTTGCCCCTTGCAGGGGCAGAACTGCAGGCGCTGGCCAGCGAGTTGAAAAAAAAATGCGGCACGGGTGGCGCATTGAAGGGCGATACGGTCGAAATCCAAGGCGACCGCCGAGATTTATTAAAGCAGGAACTGGAAAACCGCGGATACACGGTAAGACTGTCGGGGGGCTAG
- a CDS encoding SlyX family protein: protein MSEKKESLEQQVIDLQSQLAFQEDTIRDLDVALAEQQRDILLLRRQLELLQQRQEEQAMQVTTENSVQEKPPHY from the coding sequence ATGTCGGAAAAGAAGGAGAGCCTGGAGCAACAGGTTATTGACCTCCAGAGTCAGTTGGCGTTTCAGGAAGATACCATTCGCGATCTGGATGTTGCGCTGGCAGAGCAACAGCGCGATATTCTCCTGTTGCGCCGTCAGTTGGAGTTGCTGCAACAGCGTCAGGAAGAGCAGGCGATGCAGGTCACCACGGAGAATTCCGTTCAGGAAAAGCCGCCACACTATTGA